A stretch of the Papaver somniferum cultivar HN1 chromosome 6, ASM357369v1, whole genome shotgun sequence genome encodes the following:
- the LOC113287587 gene encoding uncharacterized protein LOC113287587 → MIISASSKPSSDGSGRRIREVACPTCTVHLRCSTMNEEEIFEFQDKLFLFPLGWIHAHPSQTCFMSSVDLHTHYSYQILSSFIGRATSNTLLLLVPPVEMPHNPWYLNFKHRAYLMRQRMFTWLAGSSRPMDSNVDLVLTGQNHHFFGVAKISIFQFCNCWELLRPSSFEQFLTVAKY, encoded by the exons ATGATTATATCTGCCA GTTCAAAACCATCCTCTGATGGATCTGGGAGGAGAATAAGAGAAGTTGCATGTCCTACTTGCACCGTCCATTTGCGG TGCTCGACgatgaatgaagaagaaattTTCGAGTTTCAAGACAAACTCTTCCTTTTCCCCCTTGGGTGGATTCAT GCACATCCTTCACAGACTTGCTTTATGTCTTCAGTTGATCTTCATACACATTATTCATACCAG ATTTTGAGCAGCTTCATTGGGCGTGCGACATCTAACACACTGCTCTTGCTGGTTCCTCCAGTTGAAATGCCTCACAACCCATGGTACTTAAACTTCAAGCACCGGGCATACCTCATGCGGCAGAGAATGTTCACCTGGTTAGCTGGTTCCAGCAGACCAAT GGACTCTAATGTTGACCTGGTTTTGACTGGTCAAAATCACCATTTTTTTGGTGTTGCGAAAATTTCGATATTCCAGTTTTGCAATTGTTGGGAACTGTTGCGACCATCTAGTTTCGAACAGTTCTTAACTGTTGCGAAATATTGA